The Amycolatopsis sp. DG1A-15b genome window below encodes:
- a CDS encoding DUF6542 domain-containing protein: protein MTAIRDRQSDPDADDVPVAWDERPVVGSRRGLPWWAAVLVGLVLAVVGALLGKPSQTNIPVIFIVCYIAGAVIAVCAVRRRGLFGPMVMPPLVLAVTVPSVILLTSGSTAGAQGDDMLSKALNIGTPLINSFPMMAITTGITLLIGFVRIFRERDPDAPKKAKKPDRRADEDDEKPAPRAAAGGRPRPAGSNRTGQTPVPPGARRGREGEPPRRPRPPADGERRTPRAPAERDPGARGTRKPPPANRRTPRPEEGDPRRREPRGDAPRRRPRPPEDGRDTPPPRRPSGGRNAPPRRNRPWDDEER from the coding sequence GTGACCGCGATTCGCGATCGCCAGAGCGATCCAGATGCCGACGACGTCCCCGTTGCGTGGGATGAGCGTCCTGTCGTCGGTTCGAGGCGCGGACTGCCCTGGTGGGCGGCGGTCCTGGTCGGCCTCGTCCTGGCGGTCGTGGGCGCCCTCCTGGGCAAGCCGAGCCAGACGAACATCCCGGTGATCTTCATCGTCTGCTACATCGCCGGGGCCGTGATCGCGGTCTGCGCGGTGCGGCGGCGGGGCCTGTTCGGGCCGATGGTGATGCCGCCGCTCGTGCTGGCCGTCACCGTGCCCAGTGTGATCCTGCTGACCTCGGGGTCGACGGCGGGGGCCCAGGGCGACGACATGCTGTCGAAAGCCCTGAACATCGGCACGCCGCTGATCAACAGCTTCCCCATGATGGCGATCACCACCGGCATCACGCTGCTGATCGGCTTCGTCCGGATCTTCCGCGAGCGCGACCCGGACGCCCCGAAGAAGGCCAAGAAGCCCGACCGCCGGGCCGACGAGGACGACGAGAAGCCCGCCCCGCGCGCCGCGGCCGGTGGGCGTCCGCGGCCGGCCGGCTCGAACCGGACCGGGCAGACCCCGGTCCCGCCCGGCGCTCGGCGTGGCCGGGAAGGCGAACCGCCTCGACGTCCGCGGCCGCCCGCCGACGGCGAACGCCGAACCCCTCGCGCTCCCGCCGAACGCGACCCGGGCGCCCGCGGCACGCGCAAGCCGCCGCCGGCCAACCGGCGCACGCCCCGTCCGGAAGAGGGCGACCCGCGCCGGCGCGAGCCACGCGGTGACGCTCCGCGACGGCGTCCGCGTCCGCCCGAGGACGGCCGCGACACCCCGCCGCCCCGCCGCCCGTCCGGCGGGCGGAACGCTCCGCCGCGCCGGAACCGGCCCTGGGACGACGAAGAACGCTGA